In a genomic window of Brettanomyces nanus chromosome 1, complete sequence:
- the RPL28 gene encoding 60S ribosomal protein L28, whose product MPTRLRQTRKHRGNVTAGYGRIGKHRKHPGGRGMAGGQHHHRIAMDKYHPGYFGKVGMRFFHKQENPFWRPVINLDKLWSLVDNKDEKLAQSTKDSAVVIDTLAKGYGKVLGKGRLPNVPVIVKARFVSKLAEEKIRAAGGVVELVA is encoded by the coding sequence ATGCCTACCAGACTTCGTCAGACCAGAAAGCACAGAGGTAACGTTACCGCCGGTTACGGTCGTATTGGAAAGCACAGAAAGCACCCAGGTGGTCGTGGTATGGCTGGTGGTCAGCATCATCACAGAATTGCTATGGATAAATACCATCCAGGTTACTTTGGTAAGGTTGGTATGAGATTTTTCCACAAGCAAGAAAACCCATTCTGGAGACCTGTCATTAATTTGGACAAACTATGGTCTTTAGTGGACAATAAGGATGAGAAATTGGCCCAATCTACAAAGGACTCTGCCGTTGTCATCGATACGTTGGCCAAGGGTTACGGTAAGGTCTTAGGTAAGGGAAGACTTCCAAATGTTCCTGTTATTGTTAAGGCTAGATTCGTTTCTAAGTTGGCTGAGGAGAAGATCAGAGCTGCCGGTGGTGTTGTTGAGCTTGTTGCTTAA